In a genomic window of Anoxybacter fermentans:
- a CDS encoding ABC transporter substrate-binding protein — translation MQKKLSLAVIFTFITFVVGFTFSVQAEKNQIIIATSSDALTLDPHMFNETPTLSINSNIFEALTEVNSKMEIVPGLAESWENPDDLTWIFHLRRGVYFHNGDTFDAEDVVFTLNRVMNHPKSQFKSNFSTITSVRAIDPYTVEIKTEYPFPVLPRKLKSVFIYSKEYVEEHDDQYLALHPNGTGPYKLEKWVKDNVLVLTAFDKYWKGKAEIEKVVFKPIPNAATRVAALMSGEVDILIDLPVRDVEKIKKAKNIHVIARPSLRLIFLGMNTEKGPFADLRVRKAVYHAINEDEIVRYVMNGHAYPAGQFFPETVFGYNPEIKRLEYNPEKARELLKEAGYPDGFTITLDAPNDRYVNDAQIAQAIAIQLAKVGIKVNLQIQPKSSYFKKILARDTDFYLLGWMNSDGDGSGTLEGLLHTPEGRYGRFNMGNYSNPEVDRLVEEAARTIDPEKRLKIMQQAVKVAIEDVAQIPLHYQEDIYAIADYVIWTPRPDKYIKAYEIKLK, via the coding sequence ATGCAAAAGAAGTTATCTTTAGCTGTTATTTTTACTTTCATCACTTTTGTAGTTGGTTTTACCTTTAGTGTACAGGCGGAAAAAAATCAAATTATTATTGCTACCAGTTCAGATGCCCTCACTTTAGATCCTCACATGTTTAATGAGACCCCCACTCTTTCCATTAATTCAAATATTTTTGAAGCATTAACTGAAGTTAACAGTAAAATGGAGATAGTTCCTGGGTTAGCAGAATCCTGGGAGAATCCCGATGATCTCACCTGGATTTTTCACCTTCGTCGAGGGGTTTATTTCCATAATGGTGATACATTTGATGCAGAGGATGTTGTGTTTACTCTAAATCGGGTTATGAACCATCCAAAATCTCAGTTCAAATCCAATTTCTCAACAATAACTTCAGTAAGGGCAATCGACCCTTATACTGTTGAGATAAAAACAGAATATCCTTTTCCCGTTTTACCGAGAAAATTAAAAAGTGTGTTTATTTATTCAAAAGAGTATGTAGAAGAGCATGATGATCAGTATCTGGCCCTTCATCCAAATGGAACTGGCCCTTATAAGTTGGAAAAATGGGTTAAGGATAATGTTTTGGTTTTAACTGCATTCGATAAGTATTGGAAAGGTAAAGCTGAAATTGAAAAAGTTGTTTTCAAACCAATTCCCAATGCAGCGACCCGGGTTGCGGCTTTGATGAGTGGAGAAGTAGATATTCTTATTGATTTACCAGTTCGGGATGTTGAAAAGATTAAAAAAGCTAAAAATATTCATGTAATTGCTAGACCAAGTTTGCGATTGATCTTTTTGGGTATGAATACAGAAAAGGGTCCATTTGCAGATCTTCGAGTTCGTAAGGCGGTATATCATGCGATTAATGAAGATGAGATTGTCCGATATGTGATGAACGGTCATGCATATCCAGCAGGACAATTTTTCCCCGAGACCGTTTTTGGATATAATCCCGAAATTAAGCGGCTTGAATATAACCCTGAAAAGGCCCGTGAATTATTAAAAGAAGCTGGATATCCCGACGGATTTACTATTACTCTGGATGCTCCAAATGATCGTTATGTTAATGATGCTCAAATAGCTCAGGCTATAGCTATCCAATTGGCAAAAGTAGGAATTAAAGTTAATTTACAGATTCAACCAAAATCTTCTTATTTCAAGAAAATACTGGCCAGGGATACAGATTTTTATCTGTTAGGCTGGATGAATTCAGATGGAGATGGAAGCGGAACTTTAGAAGGACTTTTACACACTCCTGAGGGTAGGTATGGACGATTTAATATGGGTAATTATAGCAATCCTGAAGTTGACCGTCTAGTAGAAGAAGCAGCTAGAACAATAGACCCAGAAAAGAGATTAAAAATTATGCAGCAAGCTGTTAAAGTTGCTATAGAGGATGTAGCACAAATACCTCTCCATTATCAAGAAGATATTTATGCTATTGCCGATTATGTAATCTGGACACCAAGGCCTGATAAATATATCAAAGCTTATGAGATTAAATTAAAATAG
- a CDS encoding DUF4387 domain-containing protein, which yields MTKRKITELAAVIRSKNAGPYQLTFDFIFKSDEIYQKVKESNVITPELIARLYNIPIKNVISVINYDPARAIKATIVRPRPSGALGETDVYGAQQHAPLLDIEIPWEE from the coding sequence ATGACTAAGCGGAAAATTACCGAACTGGCTGCTGTAATTAGAAGTAAAAATGCAGGGCCATATCAGTTGACTTTTGATTTTATTTTCAAATCTGATGAGATATATCAGAAGGTGAAAGAGTCTAATGTGATTACTCCTGAGTTAATTGCCCGGCTATACAATATCCCGATCAAGAATGTTATTTCAGTAATCAATTATGATCCAGCGCGTGCAATCAAAGCTACCATTGTTCGTCCAAGACCTTCTGGGGCTTTGGGTGAAACAGATGTGTATGGTGCACAGCAGCACGCACCACTTTTAGATATTGAGATTCCATGGGAAGAATAA
- a CDS encoding acyclic terpene utilization AtuA family protein: MGKEIRVLSPTAILGYGFPIESFKKGLAKNPDLIAVDAGSTDPGPYYLGAGKSFTDRTAVKRDLKLMLKAGVERKIPVIVGTAGGSGANEHLNWCLDIVREIAKEEDLHFKLAYINSEIDKETLRSYYDKDRVLPLEHDEDNYLAELDEAVRVVGQMGVEPIIEALKNDADVIIAGRVYDPTVFAAMGIMKGFDPGLAFHMGKILECAAIASDPGSGSDCMFGTLGENYFILEPLNEKRRCTTVSVAAHTLYEKSNPLKLHGPGGVLDLTGCNFEQLDERRVKVTGSRFIPGEQYTIKLEAARLIGYRTLSIAGTRDPIMISQIDDIIKAVRKTVEENFDDIDPSDYSLIFKIYGKNGVMGDLEPLKGVISHELGIIIDVVAKTQELANTICSFARSTMLHYGYPGRVATAGNLAFPYSPSDLKAGEVYEFCLNYLLIVDDPLELCSIHYEDM; the protein is encoded by the coding sequence ATGGGCAAAGAGATTCGTGTTTTATCACCCACCGCTATTTTAGGATACGGCTTTCCTATAGAATCATTTAAAAAGGGTCTGGCAAAGAATCCTGATTTGATTGCTGTTGATGCAGGATCTACAGATCCTGGACCTTATTATCTCGGTGCAGGTAAATCGTTTACTGACCGTACTGCTGTCAAGCGTGATTTAAAGCTGATGTTAAAAGCGGGTGTAGAGCGGAAGATTCCCGTTATTGTAGGTACAGCGGGAGGTTCAGGGGCAAATGAGCATTTAAACTGGTGTCTTGATATTGTGAGGGAGATTGCGAAAGAAGAAGATTTACATTTTAAATTGGCCTATATCAATAGTGAGATTGATAAAGAGACATTACGTAGTTATTATGATAAGGACCGGGTATTACCCTTAGAACATGATGAGGATAATTATCTGGCTGAATTAGATGAAGCAGTTCGGGTTGTTGGCCAGATGGGAGTTGAACCTATTATTGAGGCATTGAAAAATGATGCTGATGTGATTATTGCTGGCCGGGTTTATGACCCGACTGTCTTTGCTGCCATGGGGATTATGAAGGGTTTTGATCCTGGACTGGCTTTTCATATGGGTAAGATTCTGGAATGTGCAGCCATCGCTTCCGATCCTGGAAGTGGAAGTGACTGTATGTTTGGAACTTTAGGTGAAAATTACTTCATTTTAGAGCCTTTGAATGAGAAGCGGAGATGTACCACTGTCTCTGTAGCAGCTCATACTCTTTATGAAAAGAGTAATCCACTGAAATTGCACGGCCCAGGAGGAGTCCTTGATCTGACAGGATGTAATTTTGAACAGTTGGATGAAAGAAGAGTAAAGGTGACAGGAAGTCGATTTATTCCAGGAGAGCAATATACTATCAAATTGGAAGCAGCCCGTCTTATAGGTTACCGTACTCTTTCTATTGCAGGAACCCGGGATCCAATTATGATCAGCCAGATTGATGATATTATTAAAGCTGTTCGGAAGACAGTGGAAGAAAACTTTGATGATATAGATCCTTCCGATTATTCGCTTATTTTTAAGATTTATGGTAAAAACGGTGTCATGGGTGATCTGGAGCCATTAAAAGGTGTAATTAGCCATGAGTTGGGAATAATCATTGATGTGGTGGCAAAAACTCAGGAACTGGCAAATACAATCTGTAGTTTTGCCCGTTCTACAATGCTTCATTATGGTTATCCTGGCCGGGTGGCTACAGCCGGAAATCTGGCTTTTCCCTATTCACCTTCTGATCTGAAAGCAGGGGAAGTATATGAATTTTGTCTAAATTACCTTCTTATAGTGGATGATCCATTGGAACTTTGCTCCATCCACTATGAAGATATGTAA